The following proteins come from a genomic window of Macadamia integrifolia cultivar HAES 741 chromosome 14, SCU_Mint_v3, whole genome shotgun sequence:
- the LOC122060468 gene encoding calcium-transporting ATPase, endoplasmic reticulum-type gives MEERPFPAWSWSVEQCLKEYSVKLEKGLSSFEVEKRRQKYGWNELQKEKGKPLWQLVLEQFDDVLVKILLVAAFISFVLAYFQGHESGEKGFEAYVEPFVIVMILVLNSIVGVWQETNAEKALEALKEMQSETAKVLRDGHYVPHLPARELVPGDIVELRVGDKAPADMRVAALKTLTLRVEQSSLTGEAMPVLKSINPVLMDDCELQAKECMVFAGTTVVNGSCLCIVASTGMCTEIGKIQTQIHKASLENDDTPLKKKLDEFGGRLTTAIGIVCLVVWVINYRNFLTWELVDGWPTNLRFSFEKCTYYFKIAVALAVAAIPEGLPAVITTCLALGTRKMAQKNAIVRKLPSVETLGCTTVICSDKTGTLTTNQMSVHEFFTLGGKTTSSRIFRVEGTTYDPKNGSIVDWDCYNWDANLQAMAEICAICNDAGIFCSGRLFRATGLPTEAALKVLVEKMGVPDTKARNRIRSTQLAADYLIDSDTVKLGCCEWWEKRSKRIATLEFDRIRKSMSVIVREPTGSNRLLVKGAVEGVLERSSNVQLADGSIVPMDEQCRQLLLLRNLEMSSKGLRCLGLAYRDDLGEFSDYYEESHPAHKKLLDPANYSSIESNLVFVGVVGLRDPPRDEVHKSIEDCKEAGIKVMVITGDNKSTAEAICREIRLFSGSQDLRQRSFTGKEFMALSSTEQIQILTRPGGMVFSRAEPKHKQEIVRMLKEMGEVVAMTGDGVNDAPALKLADIGIAMGITGTEVAKEASDMVLADDNFSTIVSAVAEGRSIYNNMKAFIRYMISSNVGEVISIFLTAALGIPECLIPVQLLWVNLVTDGPPATALGFNPADIDIMQKPPRKSNDALINSWVFFRYMVIGSYVGIATVGIFVLWYTQPSFMGINLAMDGHTLVSLSQLRTWGECPTWSNFTAAPFKVGGGRVITFSNPCEYFSVGKVKAMTLSLSVLVAIEMFNSLNALSEDNSLVRMPPWRNIWLLVAMSVSFGLHFLILYVPLLANVFGIVPLSLNEWVLVIMLSFPVVLIDEALKFFGRSQRRRTGKDKKE, from the exons atggaagaaagaCCATTCCCTGCCTGGTCATGGTCTGTAGAACAGTGCCTGAAAGAATACTCTGTTAAACTAGAAAAGGGTCTGAGTTCCTTTGAGGTTGAGAAGCGGAGACAGAAGTACGGTTGGAATGAACTTCAGAAAGAGAAGGGGAAGCCTCTGTGGCAGCTTGTCTTGGAACAGTTTGATGATGTGCTTGTCAAGATCCTGCTAGTTGCAGCTTTCATCTCATTTGTTCTGGCTTACTTTCAAGGGCATGAATCAGGAGAGAAGGGCTTTGAGGCCTATGTGGAACCTTTCGTAATTGTTATGATCCTAGTGCTCAATTCCATAGTTGGGGTTTGGCAGGAGACCAATGCTGAGAAGGCACTGGAAGCCCTTAAGGAAATGCAGTCTGAGACTGCGAAGGTTCTTCGAGACGGACACTATGTGCCGCATTTACCTGCCAGGGAGCTCGTCCCAGGGGACATTGTGGAACTACGAGTTGGGGACAAGGCCCCTGCTGACATGAGAGTTGCGGCGCTGAAGACATTAACCTTGCGAGTTGAGCAGAGCTCATTGACTGGAGAGGCAATGCCTGTGCTCAAAAGTATCAATCCTGTGCTTATGGACGACTGTGAATTGCAAGCCAAAGAATGTATGGTTTTTGCAGGTACCACAGTTGTGAATGGGAGCTGTCTTTGTATTGTTGCAAGCACTGGAATGTGCACTGAGATTGGGAAGATTCAAACACAAATACACAAAGCCTCCTTAGAAAATGATGATACCCCTCTGAAGAAGAAGCTGGATGAATTCGGTGGGAGGTTGACAACTGCAATTGGGATTGTTTGCCTTGTTGTGTGGGTGATCAACTACAGAAATTTCCTCACTTGGGAGCTTGTGGATGGATGGCCCACTAATCTCAGGTTTTCTTTTGAGAAATGCACATACTATTTCAAGATAGCTGTTGCCCTTGCAGTAGCTGCTATCCCAGAGGGTCTTCCCGCCGTAATCACGACTTGTTTGGCCCTGGGTACCAGGAAAATGGCACAAAAAAATGCAATTGTGAGGAAGCTCCCAAGTGTGGAGACATTGGGATGCACTACTGTGATTTGTTCAGATAAGACTGGAACCCTAACGACAAATCAAATGTCTGTGCATGAATTCTTCACTTTGGGCGGAAAGACGACAAGCTCTCGAATTTTTCGTGTTGAAGGAACGACTTATGATCCTAAGAATGGTAGCATTGTGGACTGGGATTGCTACAATTGGGATGCAAACTTGCAGGCAATGGCAGAAATATGTGCTATTTGCAATGATGCTGGGATCTTCTGTAGTGGTCGCCTTTTCCGAGCTACAGGTTTGCCTACTGAAGCAGCTCTCAAGGTTTTGGTTGAAAAGATGGGGGTTCCAGATACAAAGGCAAGAAACAGAATCCGCAGCACACAGCTTGCTGCTGACTATTTAATTGACTCTGACACTGTTAAATTAG GCTGTTGTGAGTGGTGGGAAAAAAGATCAAAAAGGATTGCCACATTGGAGTTTGATCGAATTCGTAAATCCATGAGTGTTATTGTTCGGGAACCAACTGGGAGTAATCGTCTTCTGGTTAAG GGTGCCGTGGAGGGTGTGTTGGAGCGCAGTTCAAATGTGCAACTTGCAGATGGATCTATTGTTCCGATGGATGAGCAGTGTAGGCAACTCTTACTGTTAAGAAACTTGGAGATGAGTTCAAAGGGCTTGCGATGTTTGGGTTTGGCATATAGGGATGACTTAGGAGAGTTCTCGGACTACTATGAGGAGAGTCACCCTGCACACAAGAAGCTGCTTGATCCTGCCAATTACTCTTCCATTGAAAGCAACCTAGTCTTTGTTGGGGTTGTAGGTCTGAGG GACCCGCCTCGTGATGAAGTTCATAAATCAATTGAAGATTGTAAAGAAGCAGGGATCAAAGTAATGGTGATCACTGGAGACAATAAGTCCACTGCTGAGGCTATTTGTCGGGAGATTCGATTATTTTCTGGTAGTCAGGATCTCAGACAGAGAAGTTTTACTGGTAAAGAATTCATGGCTCTCTCTTCAACTGAACAGATACAGATCTTGACAAGGCCTGGGGGGATGGTTTTCTCTCGTGCTGAGCCCAAACACAAACAAGAAATTGTAAGGATGCTGAAGGAAATGGGTGAAGTTGTTGCTATGACTGGAGATGGTGTAAATGATGCTCCTGCACTGAAACTTGCTGATATAGGAATTGCAATGGGAATTACAGGAACTGAG GTTGCAAAGGAAGCATCGGACATGGTTCTTGCTGATGATAATTTCAGTACCATTGTTTCTGCTGTTGCTGAGGGCCGCTCAATCTATAATAACATGAAAGCTTTTATTAG GTATATGATATCATCTAATGTTGGGGAGGTGATATCAATCTTTCTAACAGCCGCACTGGGCATACCAGAATGCTTGATTCCAGTGCAGCTCCTTTGGGTCAATTTGGTTACGGATGGTCCACCTGCAACTGCTCTAGGTTTTAACCCTGCAGATATTGACATCATGCAGAAACCACCCCGCAAGAGCAATGATGCACTTATTAACTCTTGGGTCTTCTTCCGCTACATG GTGATTGGTTCATATGTGGGCATTGCAACTGTTGGCATATTTGTTTTGTGGTACACCCAACCTTCCTTTATGGGCATTAATCTTGCGATGGATGGGCACACACTGGTCTCCCTTTCTCAGCTCCGCACTTGGGGGGAGTGCCCCACCTGGTCAAATTTCACTGCAGCCCCATTCAAGGTTGGTGGTGGCCGTGTTATCACTTTCTCAAACCCCTGTGAGTACTTCTCTGTTGGTAAAGTGAAGGCAATGACTTTATCATTGTCTGTGCTAGTAGCAATTGAGATGTTTAATTCCCTCAATGCCTTGTCAGAAGACAACAGTTTA